A single genomic interval of Candidatus Binataceae bacterium harbors:
- a CDS encoding FAD-binding oxidoreductase: protein MPDQAGSSPPPAAPANAHRVTLRFEDGVEKEIEAGADEFVLDAALRQGVPLVYQCRSGSCSTCVGQLVSGTLEMARERALSLIASEIAEGKRLLCSSRARGSSVVRLHYPSALIYSEERHNFEARVAGVEWPVPSVAKLAIALDRRAGVSFQAGQYVRIKVPGTEEWRSYSMCSTPRDLPKMEFLVRIIPGGVMSEYLRSAREGERLEVEGPLGAFILHPGKGLHVFVAGGTGLAPILSMIDEVRRASGPKPKMLLSFGCASDKTFFYRDEIELRQWWIPQLSVRLSADRVEDPASGLIQGTPVNALGSAPIGDGEAMAYLCGPPPMIEAARRRLAELGVSPERIYAERFVAS from the coding sequence ATGCCCGACCAAGCCGGTTCGTCGCCGCCCCCCGCCGCCCCAGCGAACGCGCATCGCGTGACGCTCCGTTTCGAGGACGGCGTCGAAAAGGAGATCGAAGCCGGCGCGGATGAATTCGTGCTCGACGCGGCGCTGCGCCAGGGCGTGCCGCTGGTTTACCAGTGTCGATCGGGAAGCTGCTCGACCTGCGTCGGACAGCTGGTGAGCGGCACGCTCGAGATGGCGCGCGAGCGCGCGCTCTCGCTTATCGCGTCGGAAATCGCGGAAGGCAAGCGCCTGCTTTGCAGTTCGCGCGCGCGCGGGTCGAGCGTGGTGCGCCTGCACTATCCGAGCGCCCTCATCTACTCGGAGGAGCGCCACAATTTCGAGGCGCGCGTCGCTGGCGTCGAATGGCCGGTGCCCTCGGTCGCGAAACTCGCGATCGCGCTCGATCGGCGCGCCGGCGTTAGCTTTCAGGCCGGCCAGTATGTCCGCATCAAGGTGCCCGGCACCGAGGAGTGGCGTTCGTACTCGATGTGCTCGACGCCGCGCGATCTGCCGAAGATGGAGTTCCTGGTGCGGATCATCCCGGGCGGTGTGATGTCCGAGTATCTGCGTTCGGCGCGCGAGGGCGAGCGGCTCGAAGTCGAAGGGCCGCTCGGCGCATTCATCCTGCATCCGGGCAAGGGACTGCATGTCTTCGTCGCCGGCGGCACCGGGCTTGCGCCGATTCTCTCGATGATCGACGAGGTTCGCCGCGCCAGCGGCCCGAAACCGAAGATGCTGCTGAGCTTCGGATGTGCGAGCGACAAGACGTTTTTCTATCGCGACGAAATCGAGTTGCGGCAGTGGTGGATTCCGCAGTTGAGCGTGCGGCTCTCGGCCGACCGCGTCGAGGACCCGGCCTCCGGGCTTATCCAGGGCACGCCGGTCAATGCGCTCGGCTCCGCGCCGATCGGCGACGGCGAGGCGATGGCCTATCTGTGCGGCCCGCCGCCGATGATCGAGGCGGCGCGCCGCCGTCTTGCCGAATTGGGCGTGAGCCCCGAGCGAATCTATGCCGAGCGCTTTGTCGCGAGCTGA
- a CDS encoding CoA transferase gives MIDEKPLAGVRVLDLSRVLAGPFCAMNLADLGAEVIKVELPGRGDDSRGFAPRLPNSDDSGYFYSVNRGKLSATLDLRKPAGVAVALDLVRHCDVVLENFSPGTMERFGLGYAELSAANPRVILCSISGFGQSGPMASAPAYDIVAQALGGTMSITGPAGGDPTRCGVSIGDLAAALYGVVAILAALRLRDRTGVGRHLDVAMLDCQVALLEDALARYSATGKVPGPLGSRHPSITPFQQFHAADGYFVAGAGNESLWKNFCDAIGTPELKSDPRFAQNADRTANHAELEPILNHHFAARPRDHWLKLLGEAGVPCAPIASVAEVTRNPHLQARQMILHAEHPTFHGLVVPGSPLKTVGGAGGIPATPNTRAPALGEHTEKLLREVAGYDTEKIAELRADGII, from the coding sequence ATGATCGATGAGAAGCCGCTTGCGGGCGTCCGCGTGCTCGATCTTAGCCGGGTGCTTGCGGGACCGTTTTGCGCGATGAACCTCGCGGACCTGGGCGCCGAGGTGATCAAGGTGGAGCTGCCGGGGCGCGGCGACGACTCGCGCGGCTTCGCTCCGCGCCTTCCGAACTCCGATGACTCGGGTTACTTCTACAGCGTCAATCGCGGCAAGCTGAGCGCCACCCTCGACCTGCGCAAGCCCGCGGGCGTGGCGGTTGCACTCGACCTCGTCCGGCACTGCGACGTAGTGCTGGAGAATTTTTCGCCGGGCACGATGGAGCGTTTCGGGCTGGGCTACGCGGAACTTTCCGCGGCCAACCCGCGCGTCATCCTGTGCTCGATTTCCGGCTTCGGGCAGAGCGGGCCGATGGCTTCGGCGCCGGCCTACGACATCGTGGCGCAGGCGCTCGGCGGCACGATGAGTATCACGGGGCCGGCGGGCGGCGACCCGACGCGATGCGGAGTTTCGATCGGCGACCTGGCGGCGGCGCTCTACGGCGTGGTCGCGATCCTGGCGGCCCTGCGCCTGCGCGATCGCACCGGCGTGGGCCGGCATCTGGACGTAGCGATGCTGGATTGCCAGGTCGCTTTGCTCGAGGACGCGCTCGCGCGTTACTCGGCGACAGGAAAGGTGCCGGGTCCGCTCGGCTCGCGCCATCCTTCGATCACGCCGTTTCAGCAATTTCACGCGGCTGACGGATATTTCGTCGCGGGCGCGGGCAATGAATCGCTGTGGAAGAATTTTTGCGATGCGATCGGAACGCCGGAACTGAAGAGCGACCCTCGCTTCGCGCAGAACGCCGATCGTACAGCCAATCATGCCGAGCTAGAACCGATCCTGAACCACCATTTCGCGGCCCGGCCGCGCGACCATTGGCTCAAGCTGCTCGGCGAGGCCGGCGTGCCGTGCGCGCCGATCGCGAGCGTCGCCGAGGTCACGCGCAATCCCCATCTCCAGGCGCGCCAGATGATCCTGCACGCCGAGCATCCCACCTTCCATGGGCTGGTCGTCCCGGGCTCGCCGCTCAAGACCGTGGGCGGCGCCGGGGGAATACCCGCGACGCCCAACACTCGCGCCCCGGCGCTCGGCGAACACACGGAAAAGTTGCTGCGCGAGGTCGCGGGCTACGACACGGAGAAAATCGCCGAGCTGCGCGCTGACGGCATCATCTGA